CAATATAGTTCTCCCACCAGAATATTCTTATGTCATAAGGGCCTTCATCCATAGAACATCGTTGCCTCAGGAATGATGCCAAACAGAATGTTCAGAAATCACTTGAATTACAACAAAACCAAACGATCATTCACCATATACTCTTGAAAGAAAGTGACATGATTCAATTCCCAACCTCAAAAGAACAACTTCTTCCTGTCAGAATAACTGGTGGCCTCTCTCCAGGTGAGACCTAGCTATCTCTTGAACTTAATTGGTAGTTGTTCAAGTGAACGTAGCTTGCTTGGTAACCAAAATGTTGTGCTGTAAATTCAGGGAGAAACTTTCACACTGGGCTCAGACATCAGTTCatcgtctagttttgatttacatttggttgagttgtcaactaatgagAATTcattgtgaaatcaacaaaaaatgtcaccatgttattggatttaggttcaagtttggtgaaaaaaagacaaaattcCTTTTGGTAAAATGACgtcgaaacaacgttgattcaaccagtttttgcccagtgggttgttgACATTCCATATTCATCTCTGTCTAGTGTGTGACATGAGACAAATGAGCTCCTCAGCCATGCTGGGCACCCCTTCCACACAGATGCAGGCTCCATACATGTGGCCTCAGCAGCCCAAGGGGTCATGGGTCCACAGTCATGCCCAGGTGTACTACCCACAGACATGGACAGGGAGGACCCAGGGCTACCTATCCCATTCTGCCACCCAGACCCAACGGGTGTCTGCCCAGTACATGCACAGTGCGCTCTACTGGCTGCCTCAACACCAGCTACACCAAGACCAGCGTGCCACACAGTGGAGGCCTGAGTCAAACAGGATGGCCTACCAGGCTAGGGTCCCCTGGTCCTACAGGCAACACCTCACAGGAGGGCCCATGGATGCTAGGATGTACCCTATCTTCTCCACAGAGCCCCAACAAGCCCCCACTGGCCTCCCTCAGGCCGGAGACAGCTGCACTCACCTGGCCCCTCACCATCAGCTTGGAGGTCCCTTCCAGGCAGGCTCCAACCACCCTCTGTTCGAGTTCCAGAGCTATAGCCTCAGGGCTGCAAGAGTCTCCCAGGCCTCTCTGACCCAGGTCACCGGCCCCAGCCTGTCCCTGCAGGGGTTAGGAGATAGTTCCATGCCTGCAGTCACCTCTCTGGAGGAGGCTATGAAGATTTTCCACTGTGAGTCTGAGGAGGAACCCAGCCAGCAGGCTGAGGCTGGGCTAAGTGTTCTGGTACCACAGGGTGTGTTGTCCAGCCCCGCTCAAGAGGCTTCAGGCAGGGGTCAGTGTCCCTCCACCCTGGATCACTCCCTGGACCAGGAGGACCTAGATGGCTGTATGCAGCGCCTGCTGGAGTCGCAGGGATCAGAGGGGTCTGTGGGCATAGCCGCAGCAGGGGAGTCTGGCATGGAGTTCTTCTATGAGGTAGACAGCCTGGGCAGCCTGTGTGACCTCCAGCTGTTTGGACAGTGTCTGTCCAGCAGCAACACAGAGGAGGGCAGtgccaacaacaacatggataacTGAAATAACCACATCTTCTATTTTCATGGTcattcattattattttttattacaaaAGCATTATCATTAAAAATGGATTGTTGAAAAATCTTAAGGACTCATGACTGCTTCATTACTGAACTACCAAGTACTCTAGATTATATATTTGAGTGTGAAAATGATCTGCACATTGACACAATCAAAAGATGAAGTAGAGATGAGGGCCATTAAGAGGGAGCAATGAGTCATAGCAGTGTGTGTTATTCTCATGAGAGGCATAAAGAGTCAAATCCATTTAAATGCTCTACTTACTTATTCATCAAACACTACAAGGTTGGCACAGTGCAAATATAGGGAGTGTACTTGAATAACAAGCTACTGTGTAAAGTATGTAGAAAGGGTACAGTGAAGGAACATAATAGAATGCCATGATAAGTGAGGCGGAAGATTGCCGTTACTCAATCTACCCCAGATTGAGTAACGGAGGTTCCACACCACTGAGGCTTTTGTAGGATCACGCAgcaacaggtgacacacacagacacacacaaaccccacacacacacacacacacaaccccccccccccacacgcacacacacaccaaagcctCTGATTACACAGAACTTACCACTAAACCAGGGCAATTACAAGGCTCGCCAGAGCTCAGCTCAGGAGGGCTTCAGACTCGGGTCTAAAGAGGCCTAGCCCTGCAGGCGTCAACATCAAGGATGGAACGTTGGTTTAGGAAAGTGATGAAAATTTTAAATGGTCTGAGGAATTAGCCAACAGCCTGGAAAGGCAGGTATgttcccccctcctcaccccactCCCCTCCCCACTCCCCTCCCACTAACCCACCTGCCTGGCCTGCGATCCCCCCCGAGGGCAGTTCCCATGGATGGTGCCAAGTTGAGAATGCTCTGTAGGGTCTGGGGGAGAGGCAGGCAGGAATGATAAGAGTAAAGCCGGCTGCAGATAGAGACATGCCCATTCTGCCTGGCAGTGAAGATGGCCATCATTCTTTCATTCACACATTTACAAGGGCACGTGGGTgggtacgcacgcacgcacacacacacacacacacacttgtattgACACTGTTGTTTTATTAGAGAATATAGCTTATGGACATGTTTAAACATACCAGCTACAGTAAGTAGATAGGAAAGGAAAATACAAATGGCATTCCACAGATAATGTCAACATTATTTTTTACCGGGGGCCATGAATGTGCATATGCAAAGTAGAAAAGCTACACTATTAAGGGAAAAACATGACATGGGTCTATATTTAACATAAAGGAAAAAAGTGATTTATATGAGCTCATggttctatatacagtatacatatttACATTTAAGCTTTCCTTCTCTGACAAGATACCAAAGTAATGAAGGGCGGTAACAGGGGCTTTGAGAGGCCCAAATAACCAAAGAATCATAACATCTGGCAATGAATGATCAATCAAAGACTGCCATAAAAATAAGACACAATCAAAATACTATGTACAAAAGAAATCTAATACAACTGCTGGTCTCTTTAGCTCGAGACACCTCTCCCATCACATCCAAGGGGAAGGGAATAGAAGAGATCCCTGACTGTTTTCAATTCCAGGACAGTTCTGTACAATCCAGTCACAGCGTGACTCCCTCCTCTGGACAGTCATTTCCTTCACGCTCCGTCAGTTTCAAGATTACAACCTTTCTCTGGAGACACTTGGCCAACGAGCTTTGCTGACGATCCAGAAGCTTTGGGTAGTCCTCTGCTGCTGGCTGCAGTGTGTCATGGGGGATAGAGTCCTGTGGTACTTCCTCTGGTAGGGGTATGGAGTCCTGTGGTACTTCTTGTGATACCTCCACCCCCTGGGCCAGCAGCATGCTGGTGATATCTGTGTAGCCTCCCCTCACAGCCAGGTGAAGAGGGGTGAGGCCCTGCTCGTCTGACAGACTGGCACCCTCAGGGCAGTGGACCAGAAGCTCTTTGAAGACCTCACAGTGTCCCCCTTCTGCCGCCAGGTGGCAGGGGGTACGCAGGTTTTGGTTGGTGCAGTAGGGGTCTGCCCCTTCCTCGATCAGCATCTTCACTGTGGGCAAGTGGCCGTGCTGAGCAGCGAGGTGAAGGGCGGTAAGGCCCTGGGTGGTCCGGGCCTGGATATCTGCATCATGCTTGACTAAGAGGCGAGAGGTGCTGGTGTGGCCTGTCTCAGCCGCCACATGCAGGGGGGTGTGGAGGCCCGTGGAGGTCACGTGGACGTCTgcccccagctctatcaggatCCTTGCCACCCTGTACTGCCCCCTATGGGAGGCCATGTGCAGCGGGGTGCGCCCATCGGTGGTCTGCCCATCTACGTCCGCCCCGGCCTGCTTCACCAGCAATTTGACGATGCCCAGGTGGCCCTGCCAGGCAGCCAAGTGAAGACCCGTCCAGTCATCTCTGCCCTTCACGTGGACGTCTGCCCCGCGGCTTAGCAGCACCCTGACCACGTTCTCTTGGCCATGCTGGCAGGCGATGTGTGCGGGTGTACGTCCCTGTGCGTCCGTCTCATTGATGGAGGCGCCGCGGTCCAGCAGTAGGCGGGTGATGGCCTCGTCCCCGTTCTGAGCAGCACAGTGCAGGGCTGTGTATTGGTCCTCGTCCCGGGCGTTGGCGTTGGTGCTCCGGCGGCCCAGCAGCAGCTCGGCCAGGCCCTTCAGGTGCTTCTCGGTGGCcaggtggaggggggtggagcCGTGGGCATTGGCCAGGTTGGTATTGGCATGGTTGAGGAGCAGGAACTTGACGGCCTCCTCGTTGGCCTGCGTGACGGCGTGGTGGAGCAGGCTGTAGCCGCCCTCCAATAGGAGGTCCACGTCCTGAGGCTGCAAGATCTTCATCAGCTTGGACATATCTTTGGTACGGATGGCATCACACAGCTTCCTCCTCTGCACCTCCCCAGAGTCTAAACAACATGGAGATAGAAGACACAGTATAGAGTCAGGGACAAAACCACAAAGAAATTATCCTAAAGTTAAAGAGACACTTTGCATGCTCCAGAAGTCATTCAGAACTGTACTACTTATATGTACGATATAACACCATGAGAAACGAGAATTCCTGTCATCTGTTAAAGGAAACCATAGACAATGCCAAGGCACAGCCATTCTTACCACAGGTATTCTCTTTCTCAAAGGAGAGGGTAATGGAGTCTTGAGAGGAGAAGGCAGAGTCTACAGAGGAGATTCCTGACAGTCTCTTGCTGGTGTTGTCTTTGCTGGGACAGCAGTCCTCCTTCACATGGTCAAAGCTCCGAGATATCCCAGAGTCTACCTGGCTCAGCAGCTCTGATAGGCTGTAGTCTTTCTCTGGCAACATGGCAGACTTGGGCCTGACTGGCTTCTGCTCTTTATTCTGTTGGAGACACAGCTATGTTAGAAATACAATAACAAACCCCTTGACTCCTTGGCTCTTTGACAACCTTTATGTTGACATGTTGTTAAAACATCTAGTTATGTAGCTATGTATACTACCgtccaaaagtttggggtcactaagaAATTTCCTTGTTgttttgcccattaaaataacatcaaattgatcagaaatacactgtagacatcgttaagctgccagttgaggacttgtgaagcgtctgtttctcaaactagacgctAATGTACttttctcttgctcagttgtgcaccgggggcctcccactcctctttctattctgtttaaAGCTGTTttatgctgttctgtgaagggagtagtacacagcgttgtatgagatcttcagtttcttggcaatttctcacatggaatagccttcatttctcagaacaagaattacctgactagtttcagaagaaaggtatttgtttctggccattttgagcctgtaatcgaacccacaaatgctgatgctccagatactcaactagtctaaagaaggccagttttattgcttgttTAATCAGCAcaccagttttcagctgtgctaacataattgcaaaagggttttctaatgatcaattagccttttaaaatgataaacttggattagctaacacaacgtgccattggaacacaggagtgatggttgctgataatgggcctctgtatgcctatgtagatatgtaacagtataactttacggcgtcccctcgccccgacacgggcgcgaaccagggaccctctgcacacatcaacaactgacacccacgaagcgtcgttacccatcgctccacaaaagccgcggcccttgcagagcaaggggaaaccctacttaagtctcagagcaagtgacgtaaccgattgaaatgctattagcgcgtacccgctaactagctagccatttcacatccgttacactcacccccctttcaacctcctccttttccgcagcaaccagtgatccgggtcaacagcatcaatgtaacagtataactttaaaccg
The sequence above is a segment of the Salvelinus alpinus chromosome 1, SLU_Salpinus.1, whole genome shotgun sequence genome. Coding sequences within it:
- the LOC139532577 gene encoding receptor-interacting serine/threonine-protein kinase 4-like, translating into MDVADPSHGNMGLLRTFDSSEFGSWEKIGSGGFGQVYKVRHVQWKTWLAIKCPPCLHVDDKERAELLEEAKKMEAAKFRYILPVYGICGDPQGLVMEYMETGSLETLLAAEPLPWELRFRIIHETAVGMNFLHCMSPPLLHLDLKPANILLDAHYHVKISDFGLARWNGLSRVDEISRDGFCGTIAYLPPESIIEKNRVSDTKHDVYSFSIVIWGILTQKKPYQGENNILQIMVKVVRGVRPDLNVVPRSRPQACMGFLSLMQRCWAPLPDARPSFQEITSEAEELCSKPQEESKNQTPMPENNHCNGLTTDQNKEQKPVRPKSAMLPEKDYSLSELLSQVDSGISRSFDHVKEDCCPSKDNTSKRLSGISSVDSAFSSQDSITLSFEKENTCDSGEVQRRKLCDAIRTKDMSKLMKILQPQDVDLLLEGGYSLLHHAVTQANEEAVKFLLLNHANTNLANAHGSTPLHLATEKHLKGLAELLLGRRSTNANARDEDQYTALHCAAQNGDEAITRLLLDRGASINETDAQGRTPAHIACQHGQENVVRVLLSRGADVHVKGRDDWTGLHLAAWQGHLGIVKLLVKQAGADVDGQTTDGRTPLHMASHRGQYRVARILIELGADVHVTSTGLHTPLHVAAETGHTSTSRLLVKHDADIQARTTQGLTALHLAAQHGHLPTVKMLIEEGADPYCTNQNLRTPCHLAAEGGHCEVFKELLVHCPEGASLSDEQGLTPLHLAVRGGYTDITSMLLAQGVEVSQEVPQDSIPLPEEVPQDSIPHDTLQPAAEDYPKLLDRQQSSLAKCLQRKVVILKLTEREGNDCPEEGVTL